The Magnolia sinica isolate HGM2019 chromosome 9, MsV1, whole genome shotgun sequence genome contains a region encoding:
- the LOC131255231 gene encoding uncharacterized protein LOC131255231 produces the protein MTLQTLHAHQLYAKLEKCEFWQEEVKFLGHTVSKNGVSVDPAKVEAVLQWKQLKNASEIRSFLGLAGYYRRFVKGISRKANVVVDALSHQPQAQVAQLMMQEWKMVEDIAEFDFEMTLQSSVVQLENLTIQPSLISQVIEAQQFDQWALFCKDEIIGKSQPGWQIGLDDGLRFQGRLYVPDISELKKALMDEAHRTQFTIHPRSTKMYKDMKRQFWWTGMKHEVARHVSECDICKRVKAEHQKPAGELEPLEIPV, from the exons ATGACGTTGCAAACCCTTCATGCTCACCAGTTATATGCTAAACTGGAAaaatgtgagttttggcaggaagaaGTAAAATTTTTGGGGCATACAGTTTCAAAGAATGGAGTTTCAGTTGATCCAGCTAAGGTTGAAGCAGTTTTGCAATGGAAACAGCTGAAGAATGCATCTGAGATTCGGAGTTTCTTAGGTCTAGCAGGGTATTACAGACGTTTTGTTAAAGGAATTTCTC GAAAAGCTAATGTGGTGGTGGATGCTTTAAGTCATCAGCCACAGGCCCAAGTGGCACAATTGATGATGCAAGAGTGGAAAATGGTAGAAGATATAgctgaatttgattttgaaatgaCTCTACAATCCTCAGTTGTACAATTAGAAAACTTAACTATTCAGCCCTCTTTGATATCCCAAGTAATAGAAGCCCAACAGTTTGATCAATGGGCGTTGTTTTGTAAAGATGAGATAATAGGGAAAAGTCAACCGGGGTGGCAGATAGGTTTGGATGATGGACTTCGGTTTCAGGGCAGATTATATGTTCCAGATATTTCAGAATTGAAGAAGGCCCTTATGGATGAGGCACATCGCACTCAGTTTACTATCCACCCAAGATCTACGAAGATGTATAAGGACATGAAAAGGCAATTTTGGTGGACTGGAATGAAACATGAAGTTGCTAGGCATGTGTCAGAGTGTGACATTTGCAAACGAGTAAAGGCAGAGCACCAAAAGCCAGCAGGGGAATTGGAACCTTTGGAGATACCTGTATGA